Proteins found in one Rhodovulum sp. MB263 genomic segment:
- the cas2 gene encoding CRISPR-associated endonuclease Cas2 yields MFRIITYDISSDRVRRQVAALLEAEATRVQYSVFEARLSDAALRRIVSRIDERLADSDSLRVYTVGTRHERRCQVLGSGLPVDRDVGFWLL; encoded by the coding sequence ATGTTTCGGATCATCACTTACGACATATCCAGCGACAGGGTGAGGCGCCAAGTCGCGGCATTGCTTGAGGCGGAAGCCACGCGCGTGCAGTATTCGGTCTTCGAAGCAAGGTTATCAGATGCTGCGCTTAGACGCATCGTTTCAAGGATCGATGAGCGGCTCGCCGACAGCGATAGCCTGCGGGTGTATACGGTGGGCACTCGACATGAACGTCGCTGCCAAGTCCTGGGCTCCGGTTTGCCCGTCGATAGAGATGTGGGGTTCTGGCTGTTGTGA
- a CDS encoding lysozyme: MRRILKRGAAATALALSFVGGNEGLKTEAYLDIVGVPTVCFGETRGVNLGDSYTPAQCRAMFAGRLAEFEAGLDRLIADPVETRIPDRTYVAILDWAYNVGLGAAGRSTLIRKLNAGDLRGACNELPRWRFAGGKGVRGLAIRRNKARQLCHEGLDGVPAGAPFRWSGA; encoded by the coding sequence ATGCGCAGGATCCTGAAGCGCGGCGCCGCCGCCACCGCCCTCGCGCTCAGCTTCGTCGGCGGCAATGAGGGCCTGAAGACAGAGGCCTATCTCGACATCGTCGGCGTGCCGACCGTCTGCTTCGGCGAAACGCGCGGCGTCAATCTCGGCGACAGCTACACGCCCGCCCAGTGCCGAGCGATGTTCGCAGGAAGGCTCGCAGAGTTCGAGGCCGGGCTCGACCGGCTGATCGCCGATCCCGTCGAGACCCGCATCCCCGACCGGACCTATGTCGCGATCCTCGACTGGGCCTATAATGTGGGCCTCGGCGCGGCCGGGCGCTCGACGCTCATCCGCAAGCTCAACGCGGGCGACCTGCGCGGCGCCTGCAATGAGCTTCCGCGCTGGCGCTTCGCGGGCGGCAAGGGCGTGCGCGGCCTCGCGATCCGCCGCAACAAGGCCCGCCAGCTCTGCCATGAGGGGCTCGACGGGGTGCCGGCCGGGGCGCCGTTCCGCTGGTCGGGCGCATGA
- the cas1 gene encoding CRISPR-associated endonuclease Cas1 gives MTRHEFRSDLFARLNQLRADLLSGEYVPRPYRKVSVPKKKPGYRILAIPSIRDRVVHTSIATALVPILEPHFEECSFAYRPNRGVTKAVARIEQWRSRGYEFVIEADIVRYFDNIDHDILMGKLKELIAGIPGAGPVLSLTERLLAHQGKGLGTEGVGLVQGSPLSPLLSNLYLDALDEEIEESGVKLVRFADDFVILCKSQRRAEKALAHCVEILSHHRLRLHEEGTRIVNFDRGFNFIGYLFLKSLAVQEKAEPKPAVPSKPLKSEVTDDGVILLEEKGSRFDQGNRVLYVLDPEHSLGTRNRSFSVRREDGAELIAIGQHRVGRIEVGPDVGFDHGAVLLAMDSGTPLAAVDGYGQTRGTVEPRLSRKGGLHLAQAKAVLTEDFRLCIARSLVESRIRNQRTQLSRLNRRQGLAPVEEALQAMKRELGKLETAGSVEAAMGLEGASSAHYWRAIGLLAGAGAPFKRERPARSPLNAAINYLTGILERDIRAAVQGAGLHPGFAFLHGSRDRHDGLVFDMMEPFRAATTEGLAVFLFNARRLSADMFCETDVGKIDLSTEGRQALVQGYEAVVARRVNRPDRKGKMGWRALMLLQCRFLVRSIRSGTSSDFVPYLMEA, from the coding sequence GTGACGCGGCATGAGTTCCGCTCGGACCTTTTCGCCCGGCTGAACCAGCTGCGCGCCGACCTGTTGAGCGGCGAATATGTCCCGCGCCCTTACCGCAAGGTCAGCGTTCCGAAAAAGAAACCCGGCTACCGCATTCTCGCGATTCCCAGCATCCGGGACCGGGTGGTCCATACCAGCATTGCCACGGCGCTGGTGCCAATCCTCGAGCCGCATTTCGAGGAATGCTCCTTCGCATACCGACCGAACCGCGGCGTGACGAAGGCCGTCGCCCGGATCGAGCAATGGCGAAGTCGGGGCTATGAATTCGTGATCGAGGCTGACATCGTCCGCTATTTCGACAATATCGACCACGACATCCTCATGGGAAAGCTGAAGGAGCTGATTGCCGGTATCCCAGGAGCCGGGCCGGTCCTTTCGTTGACGGAACGGCTGCTGGCGCACCAGGGCAAAGGCCTCGGAACCGAAGGCGTCGGCCTGGTCCAGGGCTCGCCGCTGTCACCGCTGCTGTCCAATCTCTACCTTGATGCTCTGGACGAGGAGATCGAGGAAAGCGGCGTCAAACTGGTGCGTTTTGCCGACGACTTCGTCATCCTCTGCAAGTCGCAACGGCGGGCGGAAAAGGCCCTGGCCCACTGCGTCGAGATCCTGTCGCATCACCGTCTGCGCCTGCACGAGGAAGGCACGCGTATCGTCAATTTCGACAGAGGGTTCAACTTTATCGGCTATCTCTTCCTGAAGAGCCTCGCGGTTCAAGAAAAGGCGGAACCCAAGCCAGCGGTGCCGTCAAAGCCGCTGAAATCGGAAGTGACGGACGACGGAGTGATCCTGCTCGAAGAGAAAGGGTCCAGGTTCGACCAGGGAAATCGCGTCCTTTATGTACTCGATCCCGAACACAGTCTCGGTACTCGGAATCGCAGCTTTTCGGTCCGGCGCGAGGACGGCGCCGAACTCATCGCGATCGGACAACACCGGGTTGGCCGGATCGAAGTCGGCCCGGACGTTGGCTTCGATCATGGTGCTGTCCTTCTGGCGATGGACAGCGGAACGCCGCTGGCCGCGGTCGACGGGTATGGCCAGACACGGGGCACCGTCGAACCGCGCCTCAGCCGGAAAGGCGGGCTGCACCTCGCGCAGGCGAAGGCTGTACTGACAGAGGATTTCCGGCTCTGCATCGCCCGCAGTCTTGTCGAGAGCCGGATACGGAACCAACGTACGCAGCTTTCTCGCCTCAACCGGCGGCAAGGGCTGGCGCCGGTGGAAGAGGCTCTTCAGGCGATGAAGCGCGAACTGGGAAAGCTAGAAACGGCCGGAAGCGTCGAAGCGGCGATGGGCCTCGAGGGGGCATCCTCGGCGCATTACTGGCGTGCGATCGGTCTCCTGGCCGGAGCCGGGGCTCCATTCAAGAGGGAACGTCCTGCCAGAAGCCCACTCAATGCCGCGATCAACTATTTAACCGGTATTCTGGAGCGTGACATACGTGCCGCAGTTCAAGGTGCCGGGCTGCATCCTGGCTTCGCATTCCTTCATGGATCACGTGACCGACATGACGGCCTGGTATTCGACATGATGGAACCGTTCCGGGCTGCAACCACAGAGGGTCTGGCGGTCTTTCTCTTCAATGCGAGGCGTCTTTCGGCCGACATGTTTTGCGAGACTGACGTCGGCAAGATCGACCTGTCGACCGAAGGGCGACAGGCGCTGGTCCAGGGATATGAGGCCGTCGTTGCCAGGCGAGTGAACCGCCCTGATCGAAAGGGCAAAATGGGGTGGAGAGCCCTCATGCTTCTCCAGTGCCGTTTTCTTGTCCGATCAATCCGCAGCGGCACATCCTCGGATTTCGTTCCATACCTCATGGAGGCATAG
- a CDS encoding bacteriophage spanin2 family protein: MRTLLAALLLAGCGGLPVPLGPQVAANVQAGAENVQGQKVENAPSIVRPRAREIRQEQSENRLRADRVDTVIVNVIPPWIVLVALIGWIAPSPGEIGRRIGGAIRGKQAKISSQ; encoded by the coding sequence ATGAGGACGCTCCTCGCGGCGCTGCTGCTGGCAGGCTGCGGCGGCCTGCCGGTCCCGCTCGGGCCGCAGGTCGCCGCCAATGTCCAGGCCGGAGCCGAGAATGTGCAGGGCCAGAAGGTCGAGAATGCCCCTTCCATCGTCCGGCCGCGCGCCCGCGAGATCCGCCAGGAGCAATCCGAGAACCGCCTCCGCGCCGACCGCGTCGACACCGTCATCGTCAATGTCATCCCGCCCTGGATCGTCCTGGTCGCGCTGATCGGATGGATCGCCCCCTCGCCAGGCGAGATCGGGCGCCGGATCGGCGGGGCCATCAGGGGAAAACAGGCCAAGATAAGCTCTCAGTAG